In Calothrix sp. PCC 7507, one DNA window encodes the following:
- the bchE gene encoding magnesium-protoporphyrin IX monomethyl ester anaerobic oxidative cyclase, translating into MRIMMIQPNYHSGGAEIAGNWPPSWVPYVGGALKTAGFTDIRFVDAMTDYIPDDVLAGIIAKHQPDVVLATAITPMIYQSQKTLKIVREVCPQAKTIMGGVHPTYMYNEVLNEAPWVDYIIRGEGEEITVNLLKAIANGSVESDRHNILGIAYLEDGKVVATPANPPIADLDTLTPDWDLLEWSKYIYTPLNVRVAVPNYARGCPFTCRFCSQWKFWRKYRSGSPKRFVDEIEILVKKHKVGFFILADEEPTINKPKFVALCNELIERNLGVHWGINTRVTDILRDEQELPLYRKAGLVHVSLGTEASAQLQLNLFRKETTIEQNKRAIQLLKQNGMVAEAQFIMGLENETPETIEQTYHMALDWKPDMVNWNMFTPWPFSELFEELGDRVEVRDYSQYNFVTPIMKPDAMEREDVLKGVLRNYARFYLRKTIEYWFVKDPFKRKYLLGCLKAFATTTLNKRFYNLKRVKYKGLHAEVELGFDESKILTREQIAQRKQEHPELTADTDFSGNISACGAPNDLPEYHEDEQDVRSMKI; encoded by the coding sequence ATGCGGATTATGATGATTCAACCCAATTATCATTCTGGTGGTGCCGAAATTGCGGGTAATTGGCCGCCAAGTTGGGTTCCTTATGTTGGTGGAGCATTAAAGACGGCGGGTTTTACTGATATCCGTTTTGTTGATGCGATGACTGATTACATTCCTGATGATGTTTTAGCGGGGATTATCGCCAAACATCAACCGGATGTGGTGTTGGCGACGGCGATAACGCCGATGATTTACCAATCACAAAAAACTCTGAAGATTGTTAGAGAAGTTTGTCCCCAAGCTAAGACAATTATGGGCGGGGTTCACCCTACCTATATGTATAATGAAGTGCTGAATGAGGCTCCTTGGGTAGATTACATCATCCGGGGAGAAGGGGAAGAGATTACGGTGAATTTGCTCAAAGCGATCGCTAATGGTAGTGTTGAGAGCGATCGCCACAATATTTTAGGCATTGCCTATCTAGAAGATGGTAAAGTAGTCGCCACACCAGCCAACCCCCCCATCGCTGATCTGGATACCCTCACCCCAGATTGGGATCTATTGGAATGGAGTAAATATATCTATACTCCCCTCAACGTGCGCGTTGCTGTTCCCAACTACGCCAGAGGGTGTCCCTTCACCTGTCGTTTTTGCTCCCAATGGAAATTTTGGCGCAAATACCGTTCCGGTAGTCCCAAGCGATTTGTTGATGAAATTGAAATCTTAGTGAAAAAACACAAAGTGGGATTTTTCATCTTGGCTGATGAAGAACCAACAATCAACAAACCCAAATTTGTTGCATTATGTAACGAATTAATCGAGCGGAATTTGGGCGTTCACTGGGGAATCAATACACGAGTCACAGATATTTTGCGGGATGAGCAAGAATTACCACTTTACCGCAAAGCCGGATTAGTTCATGTTTCCTTGGGGACAGAAGCATCGGCGCAATTGCAGTTGAATCTATTCCGCAAAGAAACCACCATCGAACAAAACAAACGCGCCATCCAATTGCTCAAACAAAATGGTATGGTTGCCGAAGCTCAATTCATCATGGGTTTAGAAAACGAAACCCCAGAAACAATTGAGCAAACCTATCACATGGCTTTGGATTGGAAACCAGACATGGTGAACTGGAATATGTTTACGCCTTGGCCATTTTCCGAGTTATTTGAAGAATTAGGCGATCGCGTAGAAGTCCGGGATTATTCGCAATATAATTTCGTCACCCCGATTATGAAGCCAGACGCAATGGAACGGGAGGATGTTCTTAAAGGAGTGCTGCGAAACTACGCCCGTTTTTACTTACGCAAAACCATAGAGTATTGGTTCGTCAAAGATCCCTTTAAGCGTAAGTATTTGTTAGGCTGCTTGAAGGCTTTTGCCACCACAACCCTTAACAAACGCTTCTACAACCTCAAACGGGTCAAGTATAAGGGATTACACGCTGAAGTAGAGTTAGGCTTTGATGAGTCGAAGATTCTCACTCGTGAACAAATAGCCCAACGCAAGCAAGAACATCCCGAATTGACAGCAGATACAGATTTCTCCGGTAACATCTCCGCCTGCGGCGCACCCAACGACCTCCCTGAATATCATGAAGACGAACAGGATGTAAGAAGTATGAAAATCTAG
- a CDS encoding DUF4327 family protein produces MSVNTVPSINYYSLDVIQDEARRLVQKGMISRQQPIYTLCQYIPAREWVCVECELEKCDFLLRDRIGDLIGREEWDND; encoded by the coding sequence ATGAGTGTGAATACGGTGCCTTCTATCAATTACTACTCTCTTGACGTAATTCAAGACGAAGCACGCCGACTAGTGCAGAAGGGAATGATCAGCCGACAACAGCCAATATATACACTTTGCCAATACATCCCAGCGAGAGAGTGGGTTTGCGTTGAATGTGAGCTAGAAAAATGTGATTTTTTGTTACGCGATCGCATCGGCGATTTGATTGGTCGTGAAGAATGGGACAACGACTAA
- the rbfA gene encoding 30S ribosome-binding factor RbfA, whose protein sequence is MATNRRVSRVAELIKREVSQMLLNGIKDDRVGTGMVSVTDVDVSGDLQHAKIFVSIYGSDEAKAETMAGLKSATGYVRSELGARVRLRRTPEVIFVEDRSIERGTKVLSLLNKLKDERPPEDVSGNSDKSIDENDD, encoded by the coding sequence ATGGCTACAAATCGCCGCGTTTCCCGCGTTGCTGAATTAATTAAACGCGAAGTTAGCCAAATGCTGCTCAACGGCATTAAGGATGACCGTGTGGGTACAGGAATGGTTAGTGTAACCGATGTTGATGTTTCTGGCGATTTGCAACACGCTAAAATCTTCGTCAGTATCTATGGTTCAGATGAAGCTAAAGCAGAAACAATGGCAGGCTTAAAGTCGGCTACGGGCTATGTCCGCAGCGAACTAGGCGCGCGGGTGAGGCTTCGTCGCACACCAGAAGTGATATTTGTGGAAGATCGCTCTATAGAACGTGGTACTAAGGTTTTGTCTCTATTGAACAAGCTCAAGGATGAGCGTCCACCTGAAGATGTGTCAGGGAACAGTGACAAAAGCATTGATGAAAATGATGATTAA
- a CDS encoding DUF751 family protein — translation MFDGFWDNVLRYPRYLITIVLGIFLNTVEPLFPFLKRPVTLIALLGLFVGTLAFITFTLRAMLGLNTI, via the coding sequence ATGTTTGATGGATTTTGGGATAACGTCCTGCGCTACCCCCGCTACCTCATTACTATTGTTTTAGGTATTTTCCTGAACACGGTTGAGCCTTTGTTCCCATTTTTGAAACGCCCAGTAACGTTGATTGCTCTTTTGGGTTTATTTGTGGGTACTCTCGCCTTTATTACTTTCACCCTACGTGCAATGCTAGGTTTGAATACAATCTAG
- a CDS encoding DNA adenine methylase: MIGQIPPETYPRPFLKWAGGKSRLIQQYIPYLPKHYKTYYEPFIGGGAIFFYLKSSTAVLTDINAELITTYRCVRDQVEELICLLKEHKIRHSREYYYAVRANPKSSDLEQAARLIYLNKTCFNGLYRVNSKGQFNVPLGKYENPNICHEESLRAASIALASAEIRQADFIDVLNCATSSHDFVFCDPPYHPISNTSYFTSYSRNSFNEKDQERLRNTCAELASRGVKVMISNSDCELIRNLYQEINFNIYRIAAARSINSNTKKRGMVYELLITSY; encoded by the coding sequence ATGATCGGTCAGATTCCTCCAGAAACTTACCCACGACCATTTTTAAAGTGGGCAGGTGGTAAAAGTCGGTTAATTCAGCAATATATTCCTTATTTGCCCAAGCATTATAAGACTTACTATGAACCATTCATCGGCGGTGGGGCTATTTTCTTTTACCTCAAATCATCCACAGCAGTTTTAACTGATATTAACGCAGAATTAATTACTACTTATCGCTGTGTTCGGGATCAAGTTGAAGAATTAATCTGCTTACTCAAAGAGCATAAAATTCGACATAGTAGAGAGTACTATTATGCTGTAAGAGCTAATCCTAAAAGTAGTGATTTAGAGCAAGCTGCACGTCTAATTTATCTTAACAAAACCTGTTTCAACGGTCTTTATCGAGTCAACTCCAAAGGTCAATTTAATGTACCTTTGGGCAAATATGAAAATCCTAATATTTGTCACGAAGAGTCACTAAGAGCAGCTTCAATAGCACTTGCAAGTGCTGAGATTAGGCAGGCAGATTTTATAGATGTGCTAAATTGTGCTACCAGCTCTCATGATTTTGTCTTTTGTGATCCGCCTTATCATCCTATAAGTAATACGAGCTACTTCACTAGTTACAGTCGGAATTCTTTCAATGAAAAAGACCAAGAACGTTTGAGAAATACTTGTGCAGAACTAGCAAGTCGGGGTGTAAAAGTTATGATATCTAATTCTGATTGCGAGTTAATTAGAAATCTCTATCAAGAAATTAATTTTAATATCTATCGCATAGCGGCAGCCCGCTCCATAAATTCAAATACAAAAAAAAGAGGCATGGTTTACGAATTATTAATTACATCATATTAA
- a CDS encoding PD-(D/E)XK nuclease superfamily protein encodes MTQGARANKSGNILEGNVEAILNGHNYFQVGNHVTKEFLLTATLLPRRYAKQVYIGAGIYQTSLKVDFYVVGLSVMPSGLIIECKWQESGGSVDEKFPYLDLNIQYNYPAPTIVVIGGEGMREGAVKWLKQQVNFNQNLLAVFSLDRFIAWANKHC; translated from the coding sequence ATGACTCAAGGCGCACGGGCAAATAAGTCTGGGAATATTTTAGAAGGAAATGTAGAAGCAATCTTAAATGGGCATAATTATTTTCAAGTAGGAAATCATGTAACCAAAGAGTTTTTATTAACTGCTACTTTGTTGCCAAGACGCTATGCCAAACAAGTTTACATTGGGGCTGGAATTTATCAAACAAGTCTGAAAGTTGATTTTTATGTTGTAGGCTTATCTGTAATGCCATCAGGATTAATTATTGAATGTAAATGGCAAGAAAGCGGCGGTTCAGTTGATGAAAAATTTCCTTATCTAGATTTGAATATTCAGTATAATTATCCTGCACCAACTATCGTAGTTATCGGTGGTGAAGGCATGAGAGAAGGTGCCGTTAAATGGCTCAAGCAACAAGTTAATTTTAATCAGAATTTATTAGCAGTCTTTAGTTTAGATAGATTTATTGCTTGGGCAAATAAACATTGTTAA
- a CDS encoding HetZ-related protein, with the protein MKANLASLPTSTSAVNCYVATEELSAGKIDALMQLLCQEMQAQVKAASGCVQAVAQRMAKEVERICDKSSRIQTSGEIQSWQLTLARHRLQKCLRYYQLGSKRGRVELHSNLGAMVYRHVTTAGSELGFEGRYNLIEDFLQAFYIEAIKAFRRENELPENYTPRTQLQLAEYMAFTEQYAKRRINLPGSASQQLIILRAQGFARRQPQETTVDIEMAVESAKGEEGEAYQRNSAVQQLRAQMVAQTNFDPSEESERDRVVSELIRYLEAQGQSDCVNYLTLKLQDLSAPEIDQILGLTSRQRDYLQQRFKYHVEKFAKQHHWQLVHQWLGAGLEHKLGLSAQQWEIFLGQLSEQQQEILRFKIAQHGDQAIAKAIKCTPKQLQKRWTQLLDIAWAIRNGNTEVQTG; encoded by the coding sequence ATGAAAGCTAACCTTGCCAGTCTACCAACTTCTACATCCGCTGTTAACTGCTACGTTGCGACCGAGGAATTATCAGCCGGTAAGATAGACGCCCTGATGCAACTCCTTTGTCAAGAAATGCAAGCCCAAGTCAAAGCTGCATCTGGTTGTGTGCAGGCTGTAGCACAGCGTATGGCGAAAGAAGTGGAACGCATTTGCGATAAAAGCTCCCGGATTCAAACATCTGGGGAGATCCAGTCTTGGCAGCTGACTTTAGCGAGACACCGTCTGCAGAAGTGCTTACGTTATTACCAATTGGGTTCAAAACGCGGACGTGTAGAATTACATAGTAACTTAGGCGCGATGGTTTACCGCCACGTGACGACTGCTGGCTCAGAGTTGGGATTTGAAGGTCGTTACAACCTGATTGAAGATTTCCTGCAAGCATTTTATATCGAAGCGATCAAAGCTTTCCGGCGGGAAAATGAACTCCCCGAAAATTACACGCCCCGCACTCAGTTACAATTAGCGGAATACATGGCGTTTACAGAACAATATGCCAAGCGCCGCATTAATTTACCTGGTAGTGCTAGTCAGCAACTAATTATCTTGCGTGCCCAAGGTTTTGCTCGTCGCCAGCCCCAAGAGACTACTGTGGATATTGAAATGGCGGTAGAGTCTGCTAAGGGTGAAGAAGGCGAAGCTTATCAACGCAATTCGGCGGTGCAACAACTGCGGGCGCAAATGGTTGCTCAAACGAACTTTGATCCTTCGGAAGAGTCGGAGCGCGATCGCGTTGTTTCTGAATTGATCAGATACTTAGAAGCACAAGGTCAATCTGACTGTGTAAACTACCTTACCCTCAAACTGCAAGACCTCTCCGCACCAGAAATTGACCAAATCCTCGGTTTAACCAGTCGTCAGCGCGACTACCTGCAACAACGCTTTAAATACCATGTCGAAAAATTCGCCAAGCAACATCATTGGCAATTGGTACATCAATGGTTAGGTGCTGGTTTAGAACACAAATTGGGTCTATCAGCCCAACAATGGGAAATCTTTTTAGGTCAACTATCTGAACAGCAACAGGAAATCTTGAGGTTTAAGATAGCACAACATGGTGATCAGGCGATCGCTAAAGCCATCAAATGCACCCCCAAACAACTGCAAAAGCGCTGGACTCAGCTATTAGACATCGCTTGGGCTATCCGCAACGGCAATACTGAAGTTCAGACAGGTTGA
- a CDS encoding L-threonylcarbamoyladenylate synthase: protein MAKIFTVHPDNPQIRRIEEVKSALSCGAVMLYPTDTVYAIGCDLNAKSAVERVRKIKQLANDKPLTFLCPSLSNVATYSSVSDTAYRIMKRLIPGPYTFLLPATKLVPRLVQSPKRKTTGIRVPNHTVCLALLTALGNPIISTSAHLPPDEADDEMVGISPKPILSQTELFDRLDSLVDVIVDTGEEPSYEVSTILDLTGEEPMITRQGLGWESAIAWV, encoded by the coding sequence ATGGCAAAGATTTTCACAGTCCATCCTGATAATCCCCAAATTCGCCGAATAGAGGAAGTAAAATCGGCACTTTCTTGCGGTGCAGTAATGCTCTACCCTACTGATACAGTTTATGCAATTGGTTGTGATTTGAATGCCAAGTCGGCGGTGGAACGTGTAAGGAAAATTAAGCAGTTAGCAAATGATAAACCTTTGACATTTTTGTGTCCCTCCCTATCTAACGTGGCAACTTATTCTTCTGTAAGTGATACAGCTTATCGGATTATGAAGCGTCTGATTCCAGGACCATATACGTTTTTGCTACCTGCTACTAAATTAGTACCACGACTGGTACAAAGTCCCAAGCGAAAAACCACGGGTATTAGAGTGCCAAATCATACTGTATGTTTAGCGTTACTGACAGCTTTGGGAAATCCCATCATTTCGACTTCGGCACACTTACCACCAGATGAAGCGGATGATGAAATGGTTGGGATAAGTCCAAAACCGATTCTGTCTCAGACGGAACTTTTTGACCGTTTGGACAGTTTGGTAGATGTCATTGTAGACACGGGCGAAGAACCTAGCTATGAGGTGTCTACGATTTTAGATTTGACGGGAGAGGAACCAATGATTACACGACAAGGTTTAGGCTGGGAATCAGCAATAGCATGGGTGTGA
- the larC gene encoding nickel pincer cofactor biosynthesis protein LarC: protein MTKIAYLQCATGISGDMCLGALVSLGVPIEYLAEKLNGLGIAQEYKLRAELVQRNGQQATKVHVDLVHDHHSHDHEHSHHHARHLPEIERMILQASLPSRAEAWSLAVFRQLAVAEGAVHGIAPEKVHFHEVGAVDAIVDIVGTCLGLDWLGIESNNAGLPLLYCSAFPTGGGTVRAAHGQMAVPVPAVLKLWEMRGCPVYSNGIDRELVTPTGAAIATTLAKEFGSPPPITIKQIGLGAGTINLPIPNILRLWLGEVTNCQSDSGLSLETISVLETQIDDLNPQAIGYVFEALFAAGAVDVFTQAIGMKKSRPGILLTVICHPDNLARCEAIVFRETTTLGIRRSTQQRAILQREIQQVETEYGQVRVKVAWQGKEGISNVQPEYEDCAALARKHNIPWREVQQLALQSWHLQNKN, encoded by the coding sequence ATGACTAAAATTGCGTATCTTCAATGTGCGACGGGAATTTCTGGTGATATGTGCCTAGGGGCCTTGGTGAGTCTCGGTGTTCCCATTGAGTATTTAGCTGAAAAACTCAACGGCTTGGGCATTGCCCAGGAGTATAAGTTAAGGGCAGAACTCGTTCAGCGTAATGGACAGCAAGCAACTAAAGTCCATGTGGATCTAGTACATGACCACCACAGCCACGACCATGAACATAGCCACCATCATGCACGCCACTTACCAGAAATCGAGCGAATGATTCTCCAAGCTAGTTTGCCATCAAGGGCGGAGGCTTGGAGTTTGGCTGTATTCCGACAACTAGCAGTGGCAGAAGGGGCAGTACATGGCATTGCACCCGAAAAAGTCCACTTTCATGAAGTGGGCGCTGTGGATGCAATTGTGGATATCGTCGGTACTTGCTTGGGGTTAGACTGGCTGGGGATTGAAAGCAATAATGCAGGATTGCCTTTACTATACTGCTCGGCGTTTCCGACTGGTGGGGGAACTGTGCGAGCAGCACACGGTCAAATGGCGGTACCGGTACCAGCGGTTCTGAAGCTGTGGGAGATGCGGGGTTGTCCAGTTTATAGCAATGGTATTGACAGAGAACTGGTGACACCGACAGGAGCGGCGATCGCTACTACCCTAGCCAAAGAATTTGGTTCGCCACCACCCATTACCATCAAGCAGATAGGACTGGGAGCGGGTACTATAAATTTGCCCATCCCCAATATACTACGCCTCTGGTTAGGGGAAGTGACAAATTGCCAGTCAGATTCTGGCCTGTCTCTCGAAACTATATCGGTACTAGAAACCCAAATTGATGACTTAAATCCGCAAGCGATCGGCTATGTGTTTGAGGCGTTGTTTGCGGCTGGTGCGGTGGATGTCTTTACCCAAGCGATCGGCATGAAAAAGTCTCGTCCGGGAATTTTGCTGACTGTGATCTGTCATCCAGATAATTTAGCCAGATGTGAAGCGATCGTCTTCCGGGAAACGACTACTTTAGGCATTCGTCGCTCAACTCAGCAGCGAGCCATCCTACAAAGGGAAATTCAACAAGTAGAAACAGAATATGGCCAAGTGCGGGTCAAGGTAGCATGGCAGGGAAAAGAAGGAATCTCTAATGTGCAACCAGAATATGAGGATTGTGCAGCACTAGCACGAAAGCATAATATTCCTTGGCGCGAAGTTCAACAACTCGCCCTACAAAGTTGGCATTTGCAAAATAAAAACTAG
- a CDS encoding LuxR C-terminal-related transcriptional regulator, which yields MLWLKCSGFVRNSFKNIAQILHLTEGTQKNHLTRILCQMGVRDRTQAAL from the coding sequence ATGTTATGGCTGAAGTGTTCGGGTTTTGTGAGAAATTCATTCAAAAACATTGCTCAGATTCTGCATCTGACAGAAGGTACGCAGAAAAATCATCTGACTCGGATTTTGTGTCAGATGGGAGTACGCGATCGCACTCAAGCGGCTCTTTGA
- a CDS encoding type II CAAX prenyl endopeptidase Rce1 family protein, with protein MTLIVWVIWRLFQKRQSLPHVNYFVAAIILSSLVFALGHLPIAFLLSNSVTTAVIMYVVVGNLFFGLIAGYLYW; from the coding sequence ATGACTTTAATTGTGTGGGTAATTTGGAGATTATTTCAAAAAAGACAAAGTCTACCTCATGTCAATTACTTTGTAGCTGCAATTATCCTTTCATCATTAGTTTTTGCACTAGGACATTTGCCAATTGCTTTTTTGTTAAGTAATAGTGTGACTACTGCTGTAATTATGTATGTAGTTGTGGGTAACTTATTTTTTGGTCTAATAGCAGGTTATCTCTACTGGTAG
- a CDS encoding lysylphosphatidylglycerol synthase domain-containing protein: MLKQILRWIILGGTLFFLAKALKDNWLEVTAIQIDGMGWAILAIATGITLLAHIWAGWIWTWILQELNQPIDSFAFIQVYLKTNIAKYLPGNVWHYYGRIVAAKNANISASVATLSVLLEPLLMAAAALIIIILFGSQFAINNTNILLQVLQLLILTVVLCVVHPRFLNPVIRFLHNFKNKKSHQNTQQTTTLNMERYPLKPLLGEFGFLGLRSTGFILTFFALVSLNISQIPLLLGAFSLAWLLGLLVPGAPGGLGVFEATAIALLQHRFPVAVVISAIALYRLISIVAETMAAGLAWLDERLSQP; encoded by the coding sequence ATGCTCAAGCAAATTTTACGCTGGATAATTCTGGGCGGAACGCTATTTTTCTTAGCCAAAGCTTTGAAAGATAACTGGCTTGAGGTGACAGCTATCCAAATTGATGGTATGGGATGGGCAATTTTAGCGATCGCTACTGGCATAACCTTACTAGCACATATCTGGGCAGGCTGGATATGGACTTGGATTCTCCAGGAACTCAATCAGCCGATAGACTCTTTTGCATTCATTCAAGTTTACCTGAAAACTAACATTGCCAAGTATTTACCTGGTAATGTTTGGCATTACTATGGACGAATTGTAGCGGCAAAAAATGCTAATATTTCTGCTAGTGTAGCCACTTTAAGTGTTTTATTAGAACCTTTATTAATGGCAGCAGCGGCTTTAATCATTATTATTTTATTTGGTAGTCAATTTGCCATAAATAATACAAATATTCTATTACAAGTATTGCAATTATTGATTTTAACTGTAGTACTTTGTGTAGTTCATCCCCGGTTTTTAAATCCAGTTATTCGTTTTTTACACAACTTCAAAAATAAAAAATCTCATCAAAATACTCAGCAAACTACTACTTTAAATATGGAACGCTATCCCCTAAAACCTTTGTTAGGAGAATTCGGCTTTTTAGGACTCCGTAGCACTGGATTTATATTAACCTTTTTTGCTCTTGTCTCTTTAAATATCAGTCAAATTCCTTTGTTACTAGGTGCTTTTAGTTTAGCCTGGTTATTGGGGCTTTTGGTTCCGGGTGCGCCTGGTGGCTTGGGTGTGTTTGAAGCAACTGCGATCGCACTTTTGCAGCATCGCTTTCCTGTGGCTGTCGTTATTAGTGCGATCGCCCTTTATCGTCTGATTAGTATTGTCGCTGAAACTATGGCTGCTGGCTTGGCTTGGCTTGACGAACGCCTATCTCAGCCTTGA